The genomic stretch AAGCCGGGCATGTCCCTGGTGGAACATAAAGGTTTGATTTCCGGGTACAATTACAGAGTCTTGCCCCTCGCTGTTCAGCACTTTGGCGTTGTAGATGTAATGCTGAATGTCGTTGTTGAACAGGCTTAGGTCAACCGATACATGTTCAGATGCAAAAGATAGCCCCAGGTCTTCTTCCTGGCTGAATTCCGGCCTAAAGTTGCTGTTGCCAATCTGGTAAATATCTGTGCCGGGGTGAACACCATTGGCAGATACCTCTACAATGTTAGGAGCCCGGTAGCCCCGTGCCAGATTAGCTTTCAGGGTAAGTTGTGGGGTAATCCGATACGAGACGCCCAGGCTTCCGGAAAGGCCGGAATAGGTGTGCTGTGCTTCTGCAAATTCGGGAATTTGTCCGGGCGAGAGGGGCTGAGGGGATGCTTGGTCAAACCCGGTGATCGGATTGGGGAAAGTATAAAGAGCATCCTGGTGGAAATTGCGGTGATCCAGGCGCAGCCCGCCCATCACGGTCCATTGGTTCCAGGTTTTCTGCGTCATGGCAAACAGACCCCCGTCCAGCTCACGGTAGGAGGGAATAATGAATTCCGTGCCTTTGGTGACATTGTCGTGCTGATACATGCCATTTAACCCAAAGGTGGTTTGCCAGCCGGCAGGCCCATTCAGGTTATATTTCAGATCGTATGTAAATGTGTTGAGGATCATATACAGCCCCGGGATGGCAGGGTATTGCGGATGGCTGTATTCCCGTCGTACATTCTGTTCGAAACCCAGATTGACTTGCAGTTCCGACTGTCCGATATTGATGCTGTTAGCCCAATAAATACGGCTGTGCTGGATGTGCTGATGCAATACGGGCAGCCGGTAACTGTTTAGCTCCGATTCTGGCACAATCAGCCGGAAAGTATCGGCTTCCGTAATCTGCTTGGTAAACCGGCGGGTGGCCGAATCCCGACTTCCATCAGGTATGCCCTGTAAATCATCGAAATAGGTCAGATCCACATGTGAAGATCCCCATGAAAAAGTTTTACTTAGCAAGGCAGTAAAATCTGTTTCCTGAAAATTGGTAGCATAAACCCGGCCATCTACTTTATTCCGGTAGTCTTTGGCCATTTTATGAGAACCTCTCACCACCCATCCCAGGCCGTGGTGATTGCCGGAAAACATCAGCGAATTACCAATGAGGTTGTTGTTGGTCTGATATTCATTCAAGAAACTTCCAATCGTATGACCTTCCGGGGCAGGTTGTGTGGGAATCAGATTAATCACTCCGGCCAGCGCATCCGAGCCATAGGTAAGGCTTGCCGGTCCCTTAATGACTTCCACTCTATCAATGCTGTATTCATCCACAGCTATACCATGCTCATCGCCCCACTGCTGATCCTCCTGCCTTTGCCCATCATACAGGGTTAGGATGCGGTTATATCCAAGTCCGCGTATAAAAGGCTTGGCCACATTCGGCCCGGTCGATACAGCGCTGATGCCAGGAATCTTCGTGAGGCTGCTGATGATATTGGTGCCCAGATTTTCCTGAAGATACCGATGGTTGACGGCAATCACGGGTATGGGTGTGTTGCGGATAGCAGTAGCACGCGACTGGCCTGTGATCACCACCTCATTTTGCTCAATCAATGAGGGTGAAAGGGTAAAATTCAACACGGTGGTTTTTTGGCGGAGGCGAACTTCCCGGGAAACTGTCCGGTACCCGATAAAACGAACCTCTACCAGATAATCCCCTGCAGGAAGGTGGTTAATTGTATAATGACCAGCAGAGTCACAAATAGCGCCTGTACGCAGGTCAGGAATAAAAACGGTGGCTCCTGCCAGGGGTTGATGAGTTGATGAATCAATGACGGTCCCGGTAAGGATGTATTCCTGAAGTGATTTGGCCTGTGCAGTGCCGCAGCAGATAAACAGTACAAACAAGCATAACCATGCAACTTGTGAGGTAATCAGACGTTTAAACTTTAAAATAATTTTCATATAATTAATAATTTTTATAATGTAAAATAGCTTCTATCTTTCAATAATCTTGATGCAAACGAAAGCCGAATGATGGGAGACTTTGCCAATCAGGAAAGCGCGAAGCAAACAGGTGGAGCCCGCAGAAATGTATGAGGTGTGGGAGAAAGGATAGGGAATAAGGGAGCAAAGTTTGTTACATTGTTGAAAAAACAGCTCTCCACGGGCAAAGGAGGACTACTCACAGGGATATAGGGTGCCAGATGAATATGCATGAAAGCACAATGGATGTGCTGGGGGCTAACGTGATACAGATTTCCGACGGGTAGGTCTATGGTATCATCATGATTGGCAAAGATTTCATGGAGCAGTATGCGGGGAGCGGAACTGTAGATGAAAATACTCAATAGCCAGGTGCTGAGCAGCAGACGGATTCGGGATGTGTGATGAGCCGAATTAACTGGCATATCAGAAAAAGAATGACAAAGCTAAGTTTATACGTCCGATAAAGAGAACAACCAGCGATATTTAACATTTTTCAAATATTCCGGCTATTCCCTGTCCACCGCCTACACAGGCAGTAACCATGCCATATTTTTTATTGAGGCGCTGCAGGTCATTCAGGAGTTGAACGGTGAGTTTGCACCCGGTGCATCCCAGGGGATGTCCCAGCGCAATGGCTCCTCCGTTGATGTTGACTTTTTCCGGATCCATATCCAGCTGGCGGATTACGGCTATTGACTGAG from Thermoflavifilum aggregans encodes the following:
- a CDS encoding TonB-dependent receptor; amino-acid sequence: MKIILKFKRLITSQVAWLCLFVLFICCGTAQAKSLQEYILTGTVIDSSTHQPLAGATVFIPDLRTGAICDSAGHYTINHLPAGDYLVEVRFIGYRTVSREVRLRQKTTVLNFTLSPSLIEQNEVVITGQSRATAIRNTPIPVIAVNHRYLQENLGTNIISSLTKIPGISAVSTGPNVAKPFIRGLGYNRILTLYDGQRQEDQQWGDEHGIAVDEYSIDRVEVIKGPASLTYGSDALAGVINLIPTQPAPEGHTIGSFLNEYQTNNNLIGNSLMFSGNHHGLGWVVRGSHKMAKDYRNKVDGRVYATNFQETDFTALLSKTFSWGSSHVDLTYFDDLQGIPDGSRDSATRRFTKQITEADTFRLIVPESELNSYRLPVLHQHIQHSRIYWANSINIGQSELQVNLGFEQNVRREYSHPQYPAIPGLYMILNTFTYDLKYNLNGPAGWQTTFGLNGMYQHDNVTKGTEFIIPSYRELDGGLFAMTQKTWNQWTVMGGLRLDHRNFHQDALYTFPNPITGFDQASPQPLSPGQIPEFAEAQHTYSGLSGSLGVSYRITPQLTLKANLARGYRAPNIVEVSANGVHPGTDIYQIGNSNFRPEFSQEEDLGLSFASEHVSVDLSLFNNDIQHYIYNAKVLNSEGQDSVIVPGNQTFMFHQGHARLYGGEFHIDIHPHPLDWLHVESNLSTVTGLNLDASQMKFAGDSAKYLPFIPPLHGLTEIRANIRWKHLPLKNTYVAAQAEYYATQNHVMLAYNTETPTPGYTLFNVLVGTELVNHKGKPYLQLALFADNIFNRLYQNHLSRLKYMEPYPDDPRPYHGIYNMGRNIGIRATIPFSL